In Rathayibacter sp. VKM Ac-2762, one DNA window encodes the following:
- a CDS encoding ABC transporter permease — translation MPLVLPGRRGVKSASNPLLRYLFLRFLLIVPTVLILVTMVFFLMRLTGDPITAALGGRLSGAELAARVAAAGYDRPVLVQYVDYLGGVLRGDFGTTISDNRPVTEVLAVYGAATFELAVYALLVALVVGVPLGAIAARKRDRTPDIVLRVLAILSYATPVFFAGLLLKLVFGVVLDVVPTAGRSSTGTELMLTTLQQPTGLFLVDALRSGSSSAVTDVLAHAVLPGLTLGLLTAGTFLRLVRTNMIGTLQAGYVEAGRSRGVSEGRLVSRHAFRPALIPIITVIGMQIAMLLGGAVLTETTFEWRGLGFMLGQYLAARDFVAVQGIVAVLAIIVAVTNFAVDVLAALIDPRVRF, via the coding sequence CTGCCCCTCGTCCTCCCCGGGCGTCGCGGCGTGAAGAGCGCCTCGAACCCTCTCCTGCGCTATCTCTTCCTCCGCTTCCTGCTGATCGTCCCGACGGTGCTCATCCTCGTCACGATGGTCTTCTTCCTGATGCGCCTGACCGGCGATCCGATCACCGCCGCCCTCGGCGGACGGCTCTCCGGGGCCGAGCTGGCCGCCCGGGTGGCCGCCGCCGGCTACGACCGCCCCGTGCTGGTGCAGTACGTCGACTACCTCGGGGGCGTCCTGCGCGGCGACTTCGGCACCACCATCAGCGACAACCGCCCGGTCACCGAGGTCCTCGCCGTGTACGGCGCCGCCACCTTCGAGCTCGCCGTCTACGCGCTCCTGGTCGCCCTGGTCGTCGGCGTGCCGCTCGGCGCGATCGCCGCCCGCAAGCGGGACCGGACGCCCGACATCGTCCTGCGGGTCCTCGCGATCCTCAGCTACGCGACCCCCGTCTTCTTCGCCGGGCTCCTGCTCAAGCTCGTCTTCGGCGTCGTCCTCGACGTGGTGCCCACGGCGGGCCGCTCGAGCACCGGGACGGAGCTGATGCTCACGACGCTGCAGCAGCCGACCGGGCTCTTCCTCGTCGACGCGCTGCGCTCCGGGAGCAGCTCCGCAGTGACCGACGTGCTCGCCCACGCGGTCCTCCCGGGCCTCACGCTCGGCCTGCTCACCGCGGGCACCTTCCTCCGCCTCGTGCGAACCAACATGATCGGCACCCTGCAGGCGGGCTACGTCGAGGCCGGCCGCTCCCGCGGGGTCTCGGAGGGGAGGCTCGTCTCCCGCCACGCCTTCCGGCCCGCCCTCATCCCGATCATCACCGTCATCGGCATGCAGATCGCGATGCTCCTGGGCGGTGCGGTCCTCACCGAGACCACGTTCGAGTGGCGCGGGCTGGGCTTCATGCTCGGCCAGTACCTCGCCGCCCGCGACTTCGTCGCCGTGCAGGGGATCGTCGCGGTGCTCGCCATCATCGTCGCCGTCACGAACTTCGCGGTGGACGTCCTCGCCGCCCTGATCGACCCCCGAGTGAGGTTCTGA
- a CDS encoding ABC transporter permease, translating into MTTVSAPPRPLRDRLPLVAQVRSSTGSQRAMLLIGLALVGALVIVAACAPLLAPFGYDQLAVDGRNFGAQQPPGGQHLLGTTVGGYDVLSRTLWGARTAVQVIALSLLTSVAAGVLLGAVSGYVGGWLDRILVVVADAVYAFPSLLLAIVLSIVISGGQSSLWGGVLAAAMSITVVFVPQYFRVVRAEVLRVVSESFVESARVMGARDRRILIRHVLRNSTRTLPVIITLNASEAIMTLAGLGFLGFGIEPTSAAEWGYDLNRSVQDVTSGIWWTCVAPGAAIMIVVLGITLVGESLNDLSDPRLRVRRRSQRKARR; encoded by the coding sequence ATGACGACCGTCTCCGCTCCGCCGCGTCCGCTGCGGGACCGCCTCCCCCTCGTCGCGCAGGTGCGCAGCAGCACCGGGTCCCAGCGGGCGATGCTCCTGATCGGCCTCGCGCTGGTCGGCGCCCTCGTGATCGTCGCCGCGTGCGCGCCGCTGCTGGCCCCGTTCGGCTACGACCAGCTCGCCGTCGACGGCCGCAACTTCGGCGCGCAGCAGCCGCCCGGCGGGCAGCACCTGCTGGGCACCACGGTCGGCGGCTACGACGTCCTCTCGCGCACCCTGTGGGGAGCGCGGACCGCGGTCCAGGTGATCGCCCTGTCGCTCCTGACCTCGGTCGCGGCGGGCGTGCTGCTCGGCGCGGTGTCGGGCTACGTCGGCGGCTGGCTCGACAGGATCCTCGTGGTCGTCGCCGACGCCGTGTACGCCTTCCCGAGCCTCCTGCTCGCGATCGTCCTGTCGATCGTGATCTCGGGCGGCCAGTCGAGCCTGTGGGGCGGAGTCCTCGCCGCGGCGATGTCGATCACCGTCGTCTTCGTGCCGCAGTACTTCCGGGTGGTCAGGGCGGAGGTGCTCCGGGTCGTCTCCGAGTCCTTCGTGGAGTCGGCGCGCGTGATGGGCGCGCGGGACCGGCGGATCCTGATCCGCCACGTGCTCCGCAACTCCACCCGCACCCTGCCCGTGATCATCACGCTGAACGCCTCCGAGGCGATCATGACGCTGGCCGGCCTCGGCTTCCTCGGCTTCGGCATCGAGCCCACCTCCGCCGCCGAGTGGGGCTACGACCTCAACCGCTCGGTGCAGGACGTCACGAGCGGGATCTGGTGGACCTGCGTCGCTCCCGGCGCCGCGATCATGATCGTCGTGCTCGGGATCACCCTCGTCGGCGAGAGCCTCAACGACCTGTCCGACCCCCGCCTGCGCGTCCGCCGCCGCAGCCAGAGAAAGGCCCGGCGATGA
- a CDS encoding ABC transporter substrate-binding protein, with the protein MRSRVLAPLVAGAAMAVALTACSPGTTGAQAPPGILLGTTDKVTALDPAGSWDLGSATLQNQVFSWLLTSAPGSTDPVPDLAASAEFTDPTHYRVALREDAAFANGNPLTASDVVFTFERQVAIAAPNGPSSLLSDMVSVEAEDDSTVVFTLATPDNALWPQILTSPAAAIVDEDVFSADSLTTDDDIVAGDAFSGQYSITSYKLNSLVQLTRNDSYDGLLGAAANESVIVRYYADESNLKLDIQRGEIAVAYRTLNATDTEDLRGEEGLTVHSGPGAEMRFLVFNPETMPYGSATSEADADKALAVRTAVADLIDRDELSDQVYKGTYAPVYSIVPSALTGSTPAYEQAFGDGSGGPSADEAAAALQAAGITGPVDLKLQYNTDHYGSSTSDEYALIKNQLERSGLFTVDLQSTEWTQYVKEKSTSYPLYQQGWFADYPDSDNYLNLLYGTDEAPSILGAAVKDDAYNEVVLRERSLAPGDERTAAIEEAQRLAAEKAITVPLLEGTETVIASSTISGIDDTLDGSGRFRFGLLRSE; encoded by the coding sequence ATGAGATCCCGAGTACTGGCTCCCCTCGTCGCCGGTGCGGCGATGGCCGTCGCCCTCACCGCCTGCTCGCCGGGCACCACCGGAGCCCAGGCGCCCCCCGGGATCCTCCTGGGGACCACGGACAAGGTCACCGCCCTGGATCCCGCCGGCTCCTGGGACCTCGGCTCGGCGACGCTGCAGAACCAGGTCTTCTCCTGGCTGCTGACCTCCGCCCCCGGATCGACGGATCCCGTGCCGGACCTCGCGGCCTCGGCCGAGTTCACCGACCCCACCCACTACCGCGTCGCCCTGCGCGAGGACGCCGCCTTCGCCAACGGCAATCCGCTCACCGCCTCGGACGTGGTCTTCACCTTCGAGCGCCAGGTGGCGATCGCCGCTCCGAACGGCCCCTCGTCGCTGCTCTCGGACATGGTCTCGGTCGAGGCGGAGGACGACTCCACCGTCGTCTTCACACTGGCCACCCCGGACAACGCCCTCTGGCCCCAGATCCTCACCAGCCCCGCCGCCGCGATCGTCGACGAGGACGTCTTCTCGGCCGACTCCCTCACCACCGACGACGACATCGTCGCCGGCGACGCCTTCAGCGGGCAGTACTCCATCACGAGCTACAAGCTGAACTCGCTCGTGCAGCTCACCCGCAACGACTCCTACGACGGCCTCCTCGGCGCCGCCGCCAACGAGTCCGTGATCGTCCGCTACTACGCGGACGAGAGCAACCTCAAGCTCGACATCCAGCGCGGCGAGATCGCGGTCGCCTACCGCACGCTGAACGCGACCGACACCGAGGACCTCCGCGGCGAGGAGGGCCTGACGGTGCACTCCGGTCCCGGTGCCGAGATGCGCTTCCTGGTCTTCAACCCCGAGACCATGCCCTACGGCTCCGCGACCTCCGAGGCCGACGCCGACAAGGCGCTCGCCGTCCGCACCGCCGTCGCCGACCTGATCGACCGCGACGAGCTGTCGGACCAGGTCTACAAGGGCACCTACGCGCCGGTCTACTCGATCGTCCCCAGCGCTCTGACCGGATCGACGCCGGCGTACGAGCAGGCCTTCGGCGACGGGAGCGGCGGTCCCAGCGCGGACGAGGCCGCCGCCGCGCTCCAGGCGGCCGGGATCACCGGTCCCGTCGACCTCAAGCTGCAGTACAACACCGACCACTACGGCTCCAGCACCTCGGACGAGTACGCGCTCATCAAGAACCAGCTCGAGCGCAGCGGGCTGTTCACGGTCGACCTGCAGTCGACGGAGTGGACGCAGTACGTGAAGGAGAAGTCGACCTCCTACCCGCTCTACCAGCAGGGCTGGTTCGCGGACTACCCGGACTCGGACAACTACCTGAACCTGCTCTACGGCACCGACGAGGCCCCCTCCATCCTCGGCGCCGCCGTGAAGGACGACGCCTACAACGAGGTCGTGCTGCGCGAGCGGAGCCTGGCCCCCGGCGACGAGCGCACCGCGGCGATCGAGGAGGCGCAGCGCCTCGCGGCGGAGAAGGCGATCACCGTGCCGCTCCTCGAGGGCACGGAGACCGTCATCGCCTCCTCCACGATCTCGGGCATCGACGACACGCTCGACGGCTCCGGCCGATTCCGCTTCGGGCTGCTCCGGAGCGAGTGA
- a CDS encoding DMT family transporter: MTRSALTGTVAMIATVATWAGFALSIRGIGGSGLTTVDVALLRFGIPLLVLAPALPGAIRAIRRESPLTLACLAVGAGLPYFLTAAAGGSLTSAALVGLVIPGSVPVFVALLALLLMRERPSGARLAGLGAIVVGVVVIVVLTSAASVALGIGILLAAGILWAVYTLGLRRTRLTPVAVLVVVCAPSFLLSLVAAVTGALPSTLFSGSADPSAVAVFGLVQGVGVGIVAALAYTVAVRSLGAGRAAAFGSLSPVVTALVALPLFGETLPASEVVGLALIVLGVIVASTARRTAPPVPDPVPSLSRPTPSRSHR; this comes from the coding sequence ATGACCAGATCCGCCCTCACCGGGACCGTCGCGATGATCGCGACCGTGGCCACCTGGGCCGGATTCGCCCTGAGCATCCGCGGGATCGGCGGGTCGGGCCTCACCACGGTCGACGTCGCGCTCCTGCGCTTCGGGATCCCGCTGCTGGTGCTGGCACCGGCGCTCCCCGGCGCGATCCGGGCGATCCGGCGCGAGTCGCCGCTCACCCTCGCCTGCCTCGCGGTCGGCGCCGGGCTGCCCTACTTCCTCACGGCCGCCGCGGGCGGGAGCCTGACGAGCGCGGCGCTCGTGGGCCTGGTGATCCCCGGCTCGGTGCCGGTCTTCGTCGCTCTGCTCGCGCTCCTGCTGATGCGCGAGCGCCCGAGCGGCGCCCGCCTGGCCGGACTGGGCGCGATCGTCGTCGGCGTCGTCGTCATCGTGGTGCTCACCTCGGCGGCGTCGGTCGCCCTGGGCATCGGCATCCTGCTCGCCGCCGGGATCCTCTGGGCCGTGTACACGCTGGGCCTCCGGCGGACCCGGCTGACCCCGGTCGCGGTGCTCGTGGTGGTCTGCGCCCCCTCCTTCCTCCTGAGCCTCGTCGCGGCGGTCACCGGCGCCCTGCCCTCCACCCTGTTCTCGGGGTCGGCCGATCCGAGCGCCGTCGCGGTGTTCGGCCTCGTCCAGGGCGTCGGCGTCGGGATCGTCGCCGCGCTCGCCTACACCGTCGCCGTCCGCTCCCTGGGCGCGGGCCGCGCCGCGGCCTTCGGGTCGCTGAGCCCCGTCGTCACCGCCCTGGTCGCGCTGCCGCTCTTCGGCGAGACGCTGCCGGCGAGCGAGGTCGTCGGGCTCGCCCTGATCGTGCTCGGCGTGATCGTCGCGAGCACGGCGCGCCGGACCGCCCCGCCCGTGCCCGACCCCGTCCCCTCCCTCTCCCGCCCGACCCCCTCCAGGAGCCACCGATGA
- a CDS encoding ABC transporter ATP-binding protein: MTAVLSIRDLRVVFDTDHGPVQALEGVDLDVAPGEIVALVGESGSGKTVTGKAVLGLLPESAVVSGSIRLRHGGSDVEIVGAPEKTMRRLRGAAAAMVFQEPSTALNPVFTVGWQIVEGLRAHTSLGRREARAEAVRILRTVGIPDPERRIDDYPHQFSGGQKQRIVIAMALIQGAPLIVADEPTTALDVTVQAEILELLRTLRRDLGGSMLLITHNMGVVADLADRVIVMNGGRIVETADVQSLFSAPQHEYTRSLLAAVPRIGAPGAAGPEPAPGSEPLVVAERLEIVYPGRLGKPSFTAIADLSLTLAPGEVLGLVGESGSGKTTLARTIAGLVPATGGSLRVLGSELVGRRASLGAAARADLGFVFQDPATSFNPFLTIGECIAEPFVIHGRAESAAGVREEVLDLLDAVRLPRAFADRFPHELSGGQRQRASLARAIALRPRLLIADEPTSALDVSVQATVLELFAELQGALGFGCLFVSHDLAVVDRVAGRVVVLRQGAVVEQGSTAEVLRSPREAYTQKLLASLPVPDPALQRAAREALAAASRDELAAAG, translated from the coding sequence ATGACCGCCGTACTGAGCATCCGCGACCTCCGCGTCGTCTTCGACACCGACCACGGCCCGGTCCAGGCGCTCGAGGGCGTCGACCTCGACGTCGCGCCGGGGGAGATCGTCGCCCTCGTGGGGGAGTCGGGCTCTGGCAAGACCGTCACCGGCAAGGCGGTCCTCGGGCTGCTGCCGGAGTCGGCCGTCGTCTCCGGCAGCATCCGCCTCCGCCACGGCGGGAGCGACGTCGAGATCGTCGGCGCCCCCGAGAAGACGATGCGGCGGCTGCGGGGAGCGGCGGCGGCGATGGTGTTCCAGGAGCCGTCGACCGCGCTCAACCCGGTCTTCACTGTGGGCTGGCAGATCGTCGAGGGGCTCCGCGCGCACACCTCCCTCGGCCGCCGCGAGGCGCGGGCCGAGGCCGTCCGGATCCTCCGGACCGTCGGGATCCCCGATCCCGAGCGGCGGATCGACGACTACCCGCACCAGTTCTCGGGCGGGCAGAAGCAGCGGATCGTGATCGCGATGGCGCTGATCCAGGGCGCCCCGCTGATCGTGGCCGACGAGCCGACGACCGCGCTGGACGTGACCGTGCAGGCCGAGATCCTCGAGCTCCTGCGCACGCTGCGGCGCGATCTCGGCGGGTCGATGCTCCTCATCACGCACAACATGGGGGTCGTCGCCGACCTGGCCGACCGCGTGATCGTGATGAACGGCGGCCGGATCGTCGAGACCGCGGACGTGCAGTCGCTGTTCTCCGCTCCGCAGCACGAGTACACCCGCTCGCTCCTGGCCGCGGTCCCGCGGATCGGCGCGCCCGGCGCTGCGGGGCCCGAGCCCGCTCCGGGAAGCGAGCCGCTCGTCGTGGCGGAGCGGCTCGAGATCGTCTACCCGGGGCGCCTGGGCAAGCCCTCCTTCACGGCGATCGCCGACCTCTCGCTGACGCTCGCCCCCGGCGAGGTCCTGGGCCTCGTGGGGGAGTCGGGCTCGGGCAAGACGACGCTCGCCCGGACGATCGCCGGGCTGGTCCCCGCGACCGGCGGCTCGCTCCGGGTCCTCGGCTCCGAGCTCGTCGGGCGCCGCGCCTCCCTCGGTGCCGCCGCGCGCGCCGACCTCGGCTTCGTCTTCCAGGATCCGGCGACCAGCTTCAACCCGTTCCTGACCATCGGCGAGTGCATCGCCGAGCCGTTCGTCATCCACGGGCGCGCGGAGTCGGCCGCCGGCGTGCGCGAGGAGGTCCTGGATCTGCTCGACGCGGTCCGCCTGCCCCGCGCCTTCGCCGACCGCTTCCCCCACGAGCTCTCCGGCGGGCAGCGGCAGCGGGCCTCGCTCGCCCGGGCCATCGCGCTGCGCCCGCGCCTGCTCATCGCCGACGAGCCGACCAGCGCGCTCGACGTCTCCGTGCAGGCGACCGTGCTCGAGCTGTTCGCCGAGCTGCAGGGCGCGCTCGGCTTCGGCTGCCTCTTCGTCAGCCACGACCTCGCCGTCGTCGACCGCGTGGCCGGCCGGGTGGTCGTCCTGCGGCAGGGCGCGGTCGTGGAGCAGGGGTCGACCGCCGAGGTGCTCCGCTCGCCCCGCGAGGCGTACACGCAGAAGCTCCTGGCATCGCTCCCCGTGCCGGATCCCGCGCTCCAGCGCGCGGCCCGGGAGGCGCTGGCCGCCGCGAGCCGGGACGAGCTGGCGGCCGCGGGCTGA
- a CDS encoding FAD-dependent oxidoreductase codes for MRENVDTVVIGGGAMGSATAWQLAQRGTDVVLLEQFGPGHENGASHGRTRNFNEAYAADDYLDLLGEASRLWDRLSVEEGTTLLDRVGLVNLGPVGPLRAVREAHRARGVASELISAAEARDRWPALRFESEVLHVPSSGRVRAADALLALRAGAERRGARFRYDTPVRGIDVVGPDTVIVTTDDTEYRARRVVVTAGAWTQPLLAGLVPLRPLRVSEEHPAHFRLRMPDAAWPSFNHTPDPDRADHAYFLSPVYGMLTPGEGLKVGWHGVGRSVDPDARTRRPVAEQLAALRRYVAEWIPGADAEVCDVISCTYTMTRNEDFILDRSGPIVVGAGFSGHGFKFTPAIGRVLADLSEGVAAPRRFAATARPVLAGPVL; via the coding sequence GTGCGTGAGAACGTCGACACGGTCGTCATCGGAGGAGGCGCGATGGGCTCCGCCACCGCCTGGCAGCTGGCCCAGCGCGGCACCGACGTGGTGCTCCTCGAGCAGTTCGGCCCCGGCCACGAGAACGGCGCGTCCCACGGCCGCACCCGGAACTTCAACGAGGCCTACGCCGCCGACGACTACCTCGACCTCCTCGGCGAGGCCTCCCGGCTCTGGGACCGGCTGAGCGTCGAGGAGGGCACGACGCTGCTCGACCGGGTCGGCCTCGTGAACCTCGGACCCGTCGGTCCCCTCCGCGCGGTCCGGGAGGCGCACCGCGCCCGCGGCGTCGCGAGCGAGCTGATCTCCGCCGCCGAGGCCCGCGACCGCTGGCCGGCGCTCCGCTTCGAGAGCGAGGTGCTGCACGTCCCCAGCAGCGGACGCGTCCGCGCCGCCGACGCTCTGCTCGCGCTGCGGGCCGGCGCCGAGCGCCGCGGCGCCCGCTTCCGCTACGACACCCCCGTCCGCGGGATCGACGTCGTCGGACCGGACACCGTGATCGTGACGACCGACGACACCGAGTACCGTGCCCGACGGGTCGTCGTCACCGCGGGAGCATGGACGCAGCCCCTCCTCGCCGGCCTCGTGCCGCTGCGCCCCCTCCGGGTCTCGGAGGAGCACCCCGCGCACTTCCGGCTCCGCATGCCCGACGCGGCGTGGCCGAGCTTCAACCACACGCCCGACCCGGACCGCGCCGACCACGCGTACTTCCTCAGCCCCGTCTACGGCATGCTCACGCCGGGCGAGGGCCTGAAGGTCGGCTGGCACGGAGTGGGCAGGAGCGTCGATCCGGACGCCCGCACCCGCCGCCCGGTCGCCGAGCAGCTCGCGGCCCTCCGCCGCTACGTGGCGGAGTGGATCCCGGGCGCTGACGCGGAGGTCTGCGACGTCATCAGCTGCACGTACACGATGACCCGCAACGAGGACTTCATCCTCGACCGCAGCGGGCCGATCGTCGTCGGAGCGGGCTTCTCCGGCCACGGGTTCAAGTTCACCCCGGCGATCGGGCGGGTCCTCGCGGACCTGTCCGAGGGCGTCGCCGCCCCCCGCCGCTTCGCCGCGACGGCGCGTCCGGTGCTCGCCGGTCCGGTCCTGTAG
- the hxlA gene encoding 3-hexulose-6-phosphate synthase translates to MKLQFAMDTLSTDAALELAAAAAPHVDILELGTPLIKSAGLSAITAVKEAHPDKTVFADLKTMDAGELEADMAFAAGADLVTVLGVAGDSTIAGAIAAGRKHGKGVVVDLIGVPDKAARAREVVALGAEFVEMHAGLDEQAEEGFTFETLLRDGESSGVPFSVAGGVSTATIESVQRAGALVAVAGGAIYGAPDVGEAAAALRAAIV, encoded by the coding sequence GTGAAGCTCCAGTTCGCCATGGACACCCTGAGCACCGACGCCGCCCTCGAGCTCGCCGCTGCCGCCGCCCCGCACGTCGACATCCTCGAGCTGGGCACCCCGCTCATCAAGAGCGCCGGCCTCTCCGCCATCACCGCCGTCAAGGAGGCGCACCCCGACAAGACGGTCTTCGCCGACCTCAAGACGATGGACGCGGGCGAGCTCGAGGCCGACATGGCCTTCGCGGCCGGCGCCGACCTCGTGACGGTCCTCGGCGTCGCTGGCGACAGCACCATCGCCGGCGCGATCGCCGCCGGGAGGAAGCACGGCAAGGGCGTCGTCGTCGACCTCATCGGCGTGCCCGACAAGGCCGCCCGCGCCCGCGAGGTCGTCGCCCTCGGCGCCGAGTTCGTCGAGATGCACGCCGGTCTGGACGAGCAGGCGGAGGAGGGCTTCACCTTCGAGACCCTGCTGCGCGACGGCGAGTCCTCGGGCGTGCCGTTCTCGGTCGCGGGCGGCGTGAGCACCGCCACCATCGAGTCGGTGCAGCGCGCCGGCGCCCTCGTGGCCGTCGCGGGCGGGGCCATCTACGGCGCCCCGGACGTCGGCGAGGCCGCCGCGGCCCTCCGCGCCGCCATCGTCTGA
- a CDS encoding Lrp/AsnC family transcriptional regulator — MDDIDMRILQELQQDGRLSNQDLADRVGLSPSPCLRRVRRLEEDGVLIGYRAVVDPRAVGLAITAFVRLRLESHSPEIVEQVETAIRGIPHVTEAYLMAGDSDFLLKIAVEDLEGYETLVRTRIRMIPALASIETSFAYGVTKPQSPLPARR, encoded by the coding sequence ATGGACGACATCGACATGCGCATCCTGCAGGAGCTCCAGCAGGACGGCCGGCTCAGCAACCAGGACCTCGCCGACCGGGTGGGCCTCTCGCCCTCACCGTGTCTGCGCCGCGTGCGCCGGCTCGAGGAGGACGGCGTGCTGATCGGCTACCGCGCCGTCGTCGACCCCCGCGCGGTGGGCCTGGCCATCACCGCCTTCGTGCGCCTGCGCCTCGAGAGCCACAGCCCCGAGATCGTCGAGCAGGTCGAGACGGCCATTCGCGGGATCCCCCACGTGACGGAGGCGTACCTGATGGCGGGCGACAGCGACTTCCTCCTCAAGATCGCCGTCGAGGACCTCGAGGGGTACGAGACGCTGGTGCGCACGAGGATCCGGATGATCCCCGCCCTGGCCTCGATCGAGACCTCCTTCGCCTACGGAGTGACCAAGCCGCAGTCCCCTCTTCCCGCGCGCAGGTGA
- the hxlB gene encoding 6-phospho-3-hexuloisomerase: protein MPADDRTTDPAEALAVIAAEVSAATASLTTDRLEPVLELLAGADRVFVHGAGRSGLALRMTAMRLMHLGLVVHVVGDVTTPAIRGGDVLLTASGSGTTGGIVRAAQAAVDAGARVAAITTAADSPLAGLASAVVVVPAADKLDRSGAASAQYSGGLFEQVVVLTGDALFHALWQRRGDSADELWPRHANLE from the coding sequence ATGCCCGCTGACGACCGCACCACCGACCCCGCAGAGGCGCTCGCCGTGATCGCCGCCGAGGTGTCCGCCGCGACCGCCTCGCTGACGACCGACCGGCTCGAGCCCGTCCTCGAGCTGCTCGCCGGCGCCGACCGCGTCTTCGTCCACGGCGCCGGCCGCTCCGGCCTCGCCCTGCGGATGACCGCGATGCGCCTCATGCACCTCGGACTCGTGGTGCACGTGGTCGGCGACGTGACGACCCCGGCGATCCGCGGCGGCGACGTGCTGCTCACCGCGAGCGGCTCCGGCACCACCGGGGGCATCGTCCGCGCCGCGCAGGCCGCCGTCGACGCCGGAGCGCGGGTCGCGGCGATCACGACCGCCGCCGACTCCCCGCTGGCCGGGCTCGCCTCCGCCGTGGTGGTCGTGCCCGCCGCCGACAAGCTCGACCGCTCCGGGGCCGCCTCGGCGCAGTACTCCGGCGGGCTCTTCGAGCAGGTCGTCGTGCTCACCGGCGACGCCCTGTTCCACGCGCTCTGGCAGCGCCGCGGCGACAGCGCCGACGAGCTCTGGCCGCGCCACGCGAACCTCGAATGA
- a CDS encoding LuxR C-terminal-related transcriptional regulator has product MDPAESPASRTLLQQHARTVAEQADRHAVALESVLAALRAERLDDRAARTVAIDIAANALVELRTASDEQRSAMLEPVVGAFARLRSDLRPLVRFGDLDVQFVEPPATGRALPGEVAHAARAIVRSAVLAFVESEQTRRVRIQWDCDGLNLLIEIRDDGRGELTTRDDALRPIAERVRGLDGELSVASTAGWGSTLSIRLPLDPPAQPDGLDLAELSAREREVLNLITLGASNQRIADDLGISGNTVKFHVSNLLRKAGARTRAELAALAR; this is encoded by the coding sequence ATGGATCCCGCCGAGTCCCCCGCCTCCCGCACCCTGCTGCAGCAGCACGCCCGCACGGTCGCCGAGCAGGCCGACCGGCACGCGGTGGCGCTGGAGTCGGTGCTCGCCGCCCTGCGCGCCGAGCGCCTCGACGACCGTGCGGCCCGCACCGTCGCGATCGACATCGCCGCGAACGCCCTGGTCGAGCTGCGCACCGCCTCGGACGAGCAGCGCAGCGCGATGCTGGAGCCCGTCGTGGGCGCGTTCGCGCGGCTCCGGAGCGACCTGCGCCCGCTCGTGCGCTTCGGCGACCTCGACGTGCAGTTCGTCGAGCCGCCCGCCACCGGGCGCGCCCTCCCCGGCGAGGTGGCGCACGCGGCCCGCGCGATCGTGCGGAGCGCCGTGCTGGCGTTCGTGGAGTCGGAGCAGACGCGCCGTGTGCGGATCCAGTGGGACTGCGACGGGCTCAACCTGCTCATCGAGATCCGCGACGACGGCCGGGGCGAGCTGACGACCCGCGACGACGCCCTGCGCCCGATCGCCGAGCGCGTGCGCGGGCTCGACGGGGAGCTCTCGGTCGCGTCGACCGCGGGCTGGGGGTCGACCCTGTCGATCCGCCTCCCCCTCGATCCGCCGGCGCAGCCCGACGGACTCGACCTCGCCGAGCTCAGTGCGCGCGAGCGGGAGGTGCTGAACCTGATCACGCTCGGCGCCTCGAACCAGCGGATCGCGGACGACCTCGGCATCAGCGGCAACACGGTGAAGTTCCACGTGTCGAACCTGCTGCGCAAGGCCGGGGCCCGCACCCGGGCGGAGCTGGCAGCGCTGGCGCGCTGA